Genomic segment of Syntrophus gentianae:
GTGACGCCGGGCCGCGCCGGCATTGGCGGCAATGGCCAATCTGCCCTGCTCGCCCCGTCGCCTCAGCATCTCGGGATCGGCCAGCAGCGAGAGCATTCTTTCCCGCAATTCCTCTTCGTCAGCCACGGAGATACCGGCTCCCGCCTCTTCCAGGAGCGCCTTTTCTCCTTCAAAATCCTCCATGGACGGTCCGTAAAAGACAACCTTTCCCCAAGCAGCAGCCTCCAGGATATTCTGCCCTCCCCGAGGCACCAGACTTCCCCCGCAATACACGATTGTCGCCAGACTGTACACTTTGAACAATTCCCCGATGACATCCACGAGAACAATGCGCTCCCCCACCCGCTTCCGTCCGCCATCTATCTCCGATACCCGGATGACATCCTGGAAACCCGCCTGCCGGACCAGTTCCGCCACCGCCGAACCCCGCTCGATATGCCGCGGCACCAGGATCAGCTTGAATTCCGGATCGAACTCCAGAAGGCGCCGGTAAACGGAAAGACAGACGGCTTCCTCTCCTTCATGGGTGCTCCCTGCCACAAAGACGGGACTGCCGGGACGGATATCCAGTTTCCGGGCGATTTCCTCCTGCAGGGGGGCAGAAGTCCGTGAGGCCAGACTGTCGTATTTGGTGTTGCCGAGGACCTGGACCTTCTCCGGCAACGCTCCCAAGGCAAGAACCCTTCGGGCATCGGTTTCCGAAATCATGCCCAGACCGTCAAGGCCTGCCAGCAAGCCTTTCCAGAAAAACCGTGTCCGACCGTACCGGCGGAACGAACGGGGAGAGATGCGGCCATTGACCAGAACGACCCTTATCCCCCTTTTCCGGCATTGCGAGAGGAAATTCGGCCAGAGCTCCGTTTCCGTGGGGACGAAGATGTCCGGTTGCACCCGTTTCAACATCCCGGCCACGACAAAGGGCAGATCGAGGGGATAGTAGATTAGTTCCGTAGCCTGCGAAATCAGTCGCCCGGCCATTTCCTGACCTGTTTCCGTACTCGTTGAAAGGACAATGCAGGCTCCGGGATATCTTGACCTCAGTTCGGCCACGACGGGAGCGGCCGCGGTCACCTCGCCCACGGAAACGGCATGGACCCAGATGCGCGGACTTCCCTGGAGGCAGGAGAAGACATTTTCATCGGCGTAATAACCCAGTTTGGGACCAAGGCTCTTCCGGTATTTCCCCGTTACGAACATCCGGACGGCATAATAGGGAAGACCGATCAGGGCGGCCAGAGGCAGTAACAGATTGTAGAGATACATCATGGATTCGACTCCGTTTCTTCCCTTCCTGCTGAAATTAGGACTTTGATCCTCAATGCGGATCTCCAGGGCCCTTTTCCTTCGCCGCCGAAGCATTTCCCCCGGCCATCTTCCCTGAATTCCGGCTTTTCCCTTGACGGTCCCGTTGAGATGTTGTAACGGTTTTACCCCAACAAATCTCAGGAATACGGTATTACTTTTTTATGAAAAAAATTGCCCCTTCAATCCTCTCCGCCGATTTCAGCCGACTGGGCGAAGAAATCGCCGCCGTGGAGGCCGCCGGCGCGGACTGGATTCATATCGATGTAATGGACGGCCGTTTTGTACCCAACCTCACGATTGGACCACCGGTGATCCGATCGCTGCGGAAGATCACCCGTCTTCCCTTTGACGTCCATCTGATGATCGAAAAACCGGAAGCGCACCTGGACGCCTTTATCGATGCCGGCTCCGACCTCCTGACGGTTCACCTGGAAGCGGCAAATCACCTGCACCGCACAATTACCCATATCAAGGAGCGGGGCATCCAGGCCGGCGTCTCGGTCAATCCGGCAACGCCGCTGGCCCTTCTGGAAGAAATCCTTCCTGATATGGATCTGCTCCTGATCATGACCGTCAACCCCGGGTTCGGTGGACAGCATTTTATTCCCACGATGCTGTCCAAAATCCGCAAGGCCAAGGCCATGATTTCAGAACTTGCCCCCCACGTTCTGATTGAAGTGGATGGAGGGGTCAATCTGGATAATCTTTCAACCGTTGCTCAAGCCGGTGCGGATGTTCTTGTCGCGGGATCAGCCGTTTTTTCCAGTGGAGATTATGGCCACACCCTTGCCGCCATGCATTCCCTGCTGAAAAGCCTCCCGCATCCTTCATCCCCAACCGCCTGAACTTTCCCCGGAAGCAGGAAATTCCGTTCGTCTTTCTTTTGCCATGCACATTATCATTGACGGCTATAATCTGATCCGACAAAGTGAAAGCCTCCGCCATGTTGAAAAACAGAGTCTGGAAGCCGGAAGGCAGGCATTGCTTCAGGCGGTCTCCTTATACCGGCAGCAGAAGGGCCATCGAATATCGGTCGTATTTGACGGCTGGGAAAGCGGCTCCCCCTTCGAAGAGCGGGATCGCCAGGGAGGAATAACGGTGATTTACTCCCGCAGGGGAGAAAAGGCCGATGAGGTCATTAAGCGCATGGTTCTGCAAAAGGGAGAAGAAACCATTGTCGTGACTTCGGATCGCGATGTCGCCGGGTTCGCCCTTCGGAGGGGCGCAACCGCCCTATCCTCGCTGGACTTTGAAGCCGTGATTTCCCGGACGACCGTTTCCGCAGCTCCCTCTTCCGGCGCCGACGGTCCTCCTCCTGAAAAAGCGGAAGAAGAGGATTCCCGAAAATACGGAGGTACCCGCAAAAAGGGACCCGCCCATCGGCTGTCCCGCCGCGAAAAGGCAGCCATGGCCCGTTTCAAAAAGCTATAACTCCCCTCAAGGCTGGCAGATATCCAGGAGAAATCTTTCCAGCATTCGATCGGGGTCCCTGGCCGTCGACTTCATGGCCAGATCCATCACCAGCAGATCCTCGAGATGACGCCTCAACCTTTTCTCTGAAAAATTCTCTGAATTTCTCAGTATATTGAAAACCACATAGGGATGCTGATCCGCCAGCTCAATGTGAACTTCCCCCCCCTGTCCACCCCAGGCCTTTACGGTTGGATAAACCTGCTTCGAATACCGCCCGTAATCCATCCGGGGCGAATATCCCGTCAGCGCCCCCTGGTCTCGAAGCCATCTCGCATGCAGCAACAGCCGCATTTCCCGGACAAGCATGGCCAGAACGACCAGGGGATGGATTCCCTGATCTTTCAAGCTGCGCAGGACAGCAAGCCCCTTCTCCAGGTTCTTATCCCCAAGCGCCGCGGTCAGGTCGAAGAGTTTATCCTCTCGAGTCCGACTGACGACTTCCTCAACATCAGAGGCCTCGATGGTCTTCCGTTCTCCCGTATAGGTTACCAGCTTTTCCAGCGCCGCCATGGAAGTCCGTAGCTGAAACCCCGTTTTTCTGCCCAGGACATCCCATGCCCCGGAAGCCATTCCTTTTCCCTTCTCCGCGAGAAAAGTTCTGGCGGAATCCATCAAAGTGTTTTTTTGCCGGGTTTCTCCTTTCTCAACTTGAAAGGTCAGTACCTTGCCCAGTTCGTTGATCGCCTTGAACAGCTTTTTCCGCTTGTCCACGGTTTCTGCCGTCAAAAGGAGGACATTGCCCTCCGGAAGGCCGCTTCGCAAAATGTTTTCCAGAAAATCCGCTTCACTGACTGCAGAACTTTTGCCACTCAGCCCGAGGCCGATACAAATCTCGATCACCCGGGGCAGCCATTTGATCCGGTCCTCTCCCGAGTCTCCCTCTACAGCCTGCTGCCAGTCCTGATTGGAAATGCTTTTCCAGCCGTCCTCGCGGAAATCATCAAGGTTCCATCCGGCAATCCCCAAAAAAGTCATAAAGTTTTTTGCGGCCTGCTGCGGCTGGGCATTCATCTGTTCACGAATCCGCTTGACCAGGTCATTGAGCGTTTTACGGGAGTGAAAGAGACGTGTCCTGCGGACCGCAACGATCTTTCTTCCGGGAAGCAAGGGTAAGGTCAGAAGGTTTTTCCCGATCTGCTCCGGGTCTTCGTCCTCACCGTCCACAATAAAGAGATTCAAAGCCTGATCTTCAGGAGGGAGCAGTAAGTCAACGATCTTCGAAAAGGCGTCGCGAATTTCGTATTCCGCATCGCCATAAAGCAGATAACAGGGAGCCGGCCGCCCCTTCCGGAGGTCAGCAAGCACTCTGCCCAACGAGTTACCGGATTCTTCCGTTCGGATGCTCATGACGCCAAGGAAGGGATGAAGAGATTAAAGAATGATAAAACGCTGGATATAGCGAACGGCATCATCGGGATCATCGGTAATCCTGATGAGGTCAAGATCTTCAGGCAGGATTTTATTCTCTTTCAGCATGGTGTCGCTCAGCCATTCCATCAAGCCTTTCCAGTAGGCACTTCCCAGCAGGACAACGGGGAAACTTTTGATACGTCGAGTCTGAATGAGGGTCAGGGCCTCGAAGAGTTCGTCCAATGTGCCATATCCTCCGGGGAAAATCACGTAGGCCACGGCATATTTTACGAACATCACCTTGCGGATGAAAAAGTATTTGTAATCAATACTGACATTCGCATAGGGATTCGGTTTCTGCTCGAAAGGCAAACGGATATTCATCCCCACGGATTTACCGCCGCCCTCCGCTGCTCCTTTGTTGGCGGCCTCCATCACACCGGGCCCGCCACCCGTAATCACGCTGAACCCTTTCTCCGCAAGGCGCCGAGACAGATATTCCGCCTGTTGATAGCAGGAATCTCCCGGTTTCACCCGCGCAGAGCCAAAAATACTGACGGCGTTCCCCAATGTGGAAAGTTCTTCGATGCTCTCCACAAATTCGGCCATAATACGAAATATGCGCCACGATTCCTCAATCGAAAGAGCATCCACAAGATACTGTTTCTCTACCATGGGGACAGACTCCAAACCAAGCCGGGATACCGTTCTCGTGCCGGGCGGCAATAACGATCACAAAGGGTGGAATTGCTTTGCCCGATGGAAATCCGGAATAAACTCATTCCGCCTTCCTCTCTAAATAAAAACACAAAGGGAATCCCCGTTTTCATCAGTCGATAACATATCAGGCCGATTGATGGATTTCGCTATGCGCCTCTTCTTCTTTGAACCTTTGCAAAACGACGCCGCGCTTCAATGGCTTTTCTCTTACGTTTGACCGATGGTTTTTCATAAGCCCTTCGGACTTTCAACTCCTTGAACAGCCCACTTTTGGAAAGCTTGTTTTTCAAAATCTTCAAAGCCTTTTCCACGTCGTTGTCAAACACTTTGACTTCCAAATCATATCTCCTTTTTCTAATTTATGAATTTTCTTAAATATTACCGGGAAAACAGAAGACGCTTATCTTATTGTCCTTCAGCTTCGGGTCGATGGGCAGAACCTGAAATCACATAAGACTTTTAAGGATGAAAGGCGTATTCACGACATCTATGGAAAAAGCAGATCACCTATTTACATTGGCAAAATAGCTTACCAAATCAAACGCCCCGTTAACTTACCCTTCGTCTCCGTTATATAAAAAAAGGGCAGTACGGTTCATGATTTCTCACGCCGTAAACCACCCTTTGCTTTTACCAATATGGTTTTACCACACTCCTTACCGGGCAATCCTGCCTTTATCGAATATTAAAATCCTTCATGATCTTATTTAATTTTCTTCGTTTAACCGCC
This window contains:
- the holA gene encoding DNA polymerase III subunit delta gives rise to the protein MLADLRKGRPAPCYLLYGDAEYEIRDAFSKIVDLLLPPEDQALNLFIVDGEDEDPEQIGKNLLTLPLLPGRKIVAVRRTRLFHSRKTLNDLVKRIREQMNAQPQQAAKNFMTFLGIAGWNLDDFREDGWKSISNQDWQQAVEGDSGEDRIKWLPRVIEICIGLGLSGKSSAVSEADFLENILRSGLPEGNVLLLTAETVDKRKKLFKAINELGKVLTFQVEKGETRQKNTLMDSARTFLAEKGKGMASGAWDVLGRKTGFQLRTSMAALEKLVTYTGERKTIEASDVEEVVSRTREDKLFDLTAALGDKNLEKGLAVLRSLKDQGIHPLVVLAMLVREMRLLLHARWLRDQGALTGYSPRMDYGRYSKQVYPTVKAWGGQGGEVHIELADQHPYVVFNILRNSENFSEKRLRRHLEDLLVMDLAMKSTARDPDRMLERFLLDICQP
- the rpsU gene encoding 30S ribosomal protein S21; protein product: MEVKVFDNDVEKALKILKNKLSKSGLFKELKVRRAYEKPSVKRKRKAIEARRRFAKVQRRRGA
- a CDS encoding NYN domain-containing protein, producing the protein MHIIIDGYNLIRQSESLRHVEKQSLEAGRQALLQAVSLYRQQKGHRISVVFDGWESGSPFEERDRQGGITVIYSRRGEKADEVIKRMVLQKGEETIVVTSDRDVAGFALRRGATALSSLDFEAVISRTTVSAAPSSGADGPPPEKAEEEDSRKYGGTRKKGPAHRLSRREKAAMARFKKL
- a CDS encoding LOG family protein; protein product: MVEKQYLVDALSIEESWRIFRIMAEFVESIEELSTLGNAVSIFGSARVKPGDSCYQQAEYLSRRLAEKGFSVITGGGPGVMEAANKGAAEGGGKSVGMNIRLPFEQKPNPYANVSIDYKYFFIRKVMFVKYAVAYVIFPGGYGTLDELFEALTLIQTRRIKSFPVVLLGSAYWKGLMEWLSDTMLKENKILPEDLDLIRITDDPDDAVRYIQRFIIL
- a CDS encoding 3-deoxy-D-manno-octulosonic acid transferase; its protein translation is MLRRRRKRALEIRIEDQSPNFSRKGRNGVESMMYLYNLLLPLAALIGLPYYAVRMFVTGKYRKSLGPKLGYYADENVFSCLQGSPRIWVHAVSVGEVTAAAPVVAELRSRYPGACIVLSTSTETGQEMAGRLISQATELIYYPLDLPFVVAGMLKRVQPDIFVPTETELWPNFLSQCRKRGIRVVLVNGRISPRSFRRYGRTRFFWKGLLAGLDGLGMISETDARRVLALGALPEKVQVLGNTKYDSLASRTSAPLQEEIARKLDIRPGSPVFVAGSTHEGEEAVCLSVYRRLLEFDPEFKLILVPRHIERGSAVAELVRQAGFQDVIRVSEIDGGRKRVGERIVLVDVIGELFKVYSLATIVYCGGSLVPRGGQNILEAAAWGKVVFYGPSMEDFEGEKALLEEAGAGISVADEEELRERMLSLLADPEMLRRRGEQGRLAIAANAGAARRHADLIGDSLEGR
- the rpe gene encoding ribulose-phosphate 3-epimerase, which gives rise to MKKIAPSILSADFSRLGEEIAAVEAAGADWIHIDVMDGRFVPNLTIGPPVIRSLRKITRLPFDVHLMIEKPEAHLDAFIDAGSDLLTVHLEAANHLHRTITHIKERGIQAGVSVNPATPLALLEEILPDMDLLLIMTVNPGFGGQHFIPTMLSKIRKAKAMISELAPHVLIEVDGGVNLDNLSTVAQAGADVLVAGSAVFSSGDYGHTLAAMHSLLKSLPHPSSPTA